A genomic window from Coccinella septempunctata chromosome 9, icCocSept1.1, whole genome shotgun sequence includes:
- the LOC123320719 gene encoding facilitated trehalose transporter Tret1-2 homolog yields MKTIFGFLDKPWFKQILVAAGPIAITCGLGMTEGYSAILLPQLQHENSTIKIDTQLSSLIASMSALPMAGGCLLGGFFMEKIGRRAIHIWSCLPLTLGWFLIALAPNTLIILIGRFLTGVSDGLLGPPTGVYIAETSHPNARGVLIMSTCVAITAGVFGVHLLGTFFTWRITALISGLIPIPIVVLMFFVPESPTYLAKKGQVDAATKAFYWCRGESRESRKELEELIERQKNLDDAPKLCLLDQLKNLRDPKFWKPTLIISVLFFTAQATGSNAVASYSIKIIQECGLKGEIFDEYLAMVFMDSFRVLASILSCVLVFKMTRRNLMKLSGFGVCISVFLLCLYLHFFGKSIQYHPLVVLALLMSYVFFIAVGMIPLSWTMMGEIFPLAYRGVGTAITSLVCYVFLYLAVQTFPHFFEFFGSIIGNLGLYGVCTLVGTLVLVAYLPETKDKPLYEIEDSFVSGKGTRNAVKDT; encoded by the exons atgaaaacaatctTCGGTTTTCTAGACAAACCATGGTTCAAACAG ATTCTTGTTGCTGCTGGTCCAATAGCAATAACCTGTGGATTAGGGATGACAGAGGGTTATTCTGCTATTTTATTACCTCAGCTCCAACATGAAAACAGTACAATAAAAATAGACACTCAACTATCCTCACTTATAG CATCCATGTCAGCTCTACCAATGGCTGGGGGATGTCTCCTAGGTGGTTTTTTTATGGAGAAAATAGGCAGGAGAGCCATCCACATCTGGTCTTGTCTTCCTCTAACACTAGGATGGTTTCTCATAGCTTTAGCACCAAACACACTCATAATTTTGATAGGAAGGTTCCTGACAGGTGTCAGTGATGGCCTTCTTGGGCCTCCAACTGGCGTCTACATAGCGGAAACCTCACATCCAAACGCCCGTGGAGTCCTAATCATGTCAACATGCGTTGCAATAACTGCAGGAGTATTTGGGGTACACCTATTAGGCACTTTTTTCACTTGGAGGATCACAGCACTCATAAGCGGACTTATCCCAATACCAATCGTTGTTTTGATGTTCTTCGTGCCAGAATCCCCCACCTATCTGGCTAAGAAAGGACAGGTGGACGCAGCTACCAAGGCTTTCTACTGGTGCAGAGGAGAATCCAGAGAATCCCGAAAAGAACTGGAAGAACTGATCGAACGTCAAAAAAACCTGGATGACGCCCCTAAACTGTGCCTGTTGGACCAACTGAAGAATCTGCGAGATCCCAAGTTTTGGAAACCGACACTTATAATTTCAGTGTTGTTTTTCACGGCCCAAGCCACTGGTAGCAATGCCGTGGCTAGCTACTCCATCAAGATCATACAAGAGTGCGGTTTGAAGGGTGAAATCTTCGACGAGTACCTCGCGATGGTTTTTATGGATTCTTTCAGGGTTTTGGCCTCTATCTTGTCCTGCGTTTTGGTCTTCAAGATGACCAGAAGGAATCTGATGAAGCTGAGTGGGTTTGGAGTGTGCATCTCAGTGTTTCTCCTATGTTTGTACCTCCATTTCTTTGGAAAGTCCATCCAGTATCATCCATTGGTCGTTTTGGCTCTGTTGATGAGCTACGTCTTCTTCATAGCTGTTGGTATGATACCCCTGTCTTGGACGATGATGGGGGAAATTTTCCCTTTGGCTTACAGGGGTGTGGGCACTGCTATAACTTCTTTGGTATGTTACGTCTTCCTCTACCTTGCAGTCCAAACTTTTCcacattttttcgaatttttcgggAGCATTATAGGGAATTTGGGTTTGTATGGGGTTTGTACTTTGGTGGGTACTCTAGTGTTAGTTGCTTACCTGCCAGAAACTAAAGATAAACCTTTGTATGAGATCGAGGATAGTTTTGTGTCTGGAAAAGGTACAAGAAATGCTGTTAAAGATACTTGA
- the LOC123320743 gene encoding protein Fer3-like produces the protein MKMSFSNDPPSWDPSNGTDFPSYPPSDISAGYGPLWDPHHCLSAAAVAATGQNHPSAGLSNYPDILSAAFNSDLVWPRQQCGGMVSNRLARSGPNSISSTKKPRRRVATLAQRRAANIRERRRMFNLNEAFDKLRRKVPTFAYEKRLSRIETLRLAITYISFMAELLHGHPVDHKSSDLYSQREYIPYGLIN, from the exons ATGAAAATGTCTTTCTCGAATGATCCTCCTTCATGGGATCCAAGCAAT GGTACAGATTTTCCTTCGTATCCACCAAGCGATATATCTGCTGGATATGGACCTCTCTGGGATCCACACCATTGTCTCAGTGCTGCAGCAGTTGCTGCTACAGGACAAAACCACCCTTCTGCTGGCCTATCTAACTACCCAGACATCTTAAGTGCTGCTTTCAATTCTGACTTag TGTGGCCCCGCCAACAATGTGGAGGTATGGTTTCTAACAGATTGGCAAGAAGTGGACCAAATTCCATCTCGTCCACCAAGAAACCAAGGAGAAGAGTGGCCACTTTGGCTCAGAGGAGGGCGGCAAATATAAGAGAAAGAAGAAGGATGTTCAATTTGAACGAAGCGTTCGATAAGCTAAGAAGAAAG GTACCAACGTTTGCTTATGAAAAACGACTTTCCCGAATAGAAACTTTGAGATTGGCGATAACATATATCAGTTTCATGGCAGAGCTACTTCATGGACACCCAGTGGATCATAAAAGTTCTGACTTGTACTCACAGAGAGAATACATTCCGTATGGTCTCATCAATTGA